The Coffea arabica cultivar ET-39 chromosome 2c, Coffea Arabica ET-39 HiFi, whole genome shotgun sequence genome includes the window CAAGCAGCCCCTTAATATTTTACCAtctcaattttcaattttcaaatttcagaatTGAGTTTTATCAAATGGGACCTAGTCAATAGTCGCACATAAGCACTTGCCAAAGGCCTTAGGACTCATTCTAAAACCACTTCCATTTGGATTGTGGTTTTTTCAccgaaaatttttttatgtctttcgtaaacatatttttaatcatatttttatctcatatatattaaattattatagtagattttttttgcaaaaactcctgaaaaatagcaatccaaacaaagcaatTCTCTTGGAAATTCAAAGGCAAAGTATCTGAAGATTAATTTCATGTATTACTTACTAACTATTCTCCTATGATGTGTGTgcgtgtgtttttttttcctgatcATTCATCTCCATAAAGAAATTGTTTAAAATATCTACAAAATGCGCAACGCAACTATGAATTAAGAGGTTGAGGAATACTCCAACCATAACCATGCATGTCATAGATGAAAAACTTCAAAATGAACTTGAAATCAGTTAGGTTGCCAAAAGCTGAAAGAGAAGCTAAAAAGATCCATCAAGAAGAGTTTGGATGCTTAAAGGATGACCAGTTTGACTCCTTGAGGGGTTATTCTTTCAAACTGCCTGCGAGAATGACCTGTTATGTCTTGCCTTTTATTTGGACCTTCAGACGTACGAGTGTCAACAATGAATTCCTCAAGTGCAACTGCATATGTCAAAAGGTGAACAACAAACTCGAACTCAGATAAACGGTGAGAGTATCCTCCAAACTTCACAGTTTTGAGatgttcatttttaggatagTACTCGTACTGAAATGTTAACCTGTTCAAGTCTATTGTCGACTCATATGCAGCCCACTCAATCTGCCAACAGCAGTAACTGATTAAATCTACAgaaatctcttgattcttacaaagagatagagagagagagagagaaagttaGAGTGCAAACGACTCGAGTTTAATCGAGTAGCTCACGAGCTTGCTCAATCAAAGCTCAAGTTCGAACTCGTATTGATTgagtttgaactcgagttcaTGCAATTCGAGCTATTTGATGAGTCAAGTTCGAATTTAATATATGAAAACTCGAAAGCTCGTCAAGCTCGAATAGTCGACTCGACTCCATTACATCCCTACGAGAGCAAAACTAATTATAGCTGGATTTAGACATACATGGGCTACAAAAGCCAACAATCTGGTACTAAATTAATTGAAAACAAAAGGACTGTTATCAGCATGTCCGCATTACTTCAGTGTCTTGGATTGCACCAATTGAACAACAAACAAGATAATGGCATTTTTCGGCGCaacttaaaaaggaaaaagattcgCACATGAGTAGTTCATAAATACCAAGGTTGAATACTTGAATCATGATAAAAGGTTACCTGAATCACAAATTCACGTAGATATGgagatgcattaaatagagCGGAGAGGCTCAAAAGAATAGTTTCGGATGTAGACAAGACGTCCAGCTTAAGAACTCTGAGCTTCTCCATTTTGGGAAATTTACGAATATACTTTACGAAGGCCTGAAGGTATCAAAGAGCATAGAAGCCATTATCACAGATCTGAAAAAGTAACAAATTCAAACATCGAATAAGCTAAAATCTCTCTATTCTCTTACAATTTCTACGTCAAGCTGTGAAATCTTAAGATTAAGCTCCACGAGTTGATTGAAGCATTCTGACATCCTTGCGATGAAATCAGGTATTCCACTGCACATAATTAATGGGTCAACATCAATGTGGACAAGTGAAGGAACATTTTCAAGAACCCACTCATCGCAACGGGTATTTCGACTCGTAAATGATTCAAGAAATTCAACGTTGCATAGCTTGATGGAAATCTTAGGGATGTCACGAATCTCCAACTACTTTAGCTTGAGTGATGGTCCAGTAATTTGCAAGTTTTTAAGTTGAGATGAACCTTGGATCGACAAATGTTCGAGCATAGGACAGCTGGATATGAAAGATCTAGCCATTTGATCATCCACACCAACAAACTTCAAGGACAAAGACTTGAAGGCGTTGAAGAATGAAGCAGAAAATGATGAATTGCTGCTGGTCCGATTCAAAGGCAAAGTATATTGTATCCTACGGTTCCTTCGCCTCCTCCTCGAGGGTTCTGTTAAGTCTATTTCGAGGGCCTGGACTTTCCTTGACAGCACAAACTTGATCCACTTATCAAGTTCGCAATGGTAATCCTCTTGATCAAGAGGCAAGGCAATTCTGAATTTCTCTAGAAAATGAGACTTGTGCAAATCCAGAACACAATTGACCCGATTGACATGGCGTAGCTTCTCATTCTTGGACAGATGGCCTCTATATTTTCTATCATTAGTCTCTTTTCTTGATAGATGAAAGTTGAGGTGTTTAATATGTGTCCGTTGGTACCTCCATCTGGTTGAGAATAAGCTGGTGAGCATGGCTTCCTTCAGTGTCAACAAAGAAAGTACTGAAGCAAGAACGTCATCAGGCAGTTCACTAATCTTGTCTTCCCTGAGCATATTATAAATTTCCGCCAGTGTAACCAACAAATCACAATTAGTTAGCAACATCACACATATTAAGAAGTTGGTGCAGTTGGTTTTTAGATAAGAAACAATGAGAAATAGTGCAAAATCTGCAGgcatttttttccccctttcatGGGGGAGGGGACTAAAAGATGAAAGTTTAGAATATGTGGGATCCAGTGCATGCATACGGATGGCACATTTAGCCTATATATAAAGTATCATGTATCTAATAATGGAAGTTGAATAAATCTAATATATATTGAAAGTATATATACTATCACGATTGAATGCACgatatatatgtaaaatttggatttcaaattcaaattcgaattatgtATCATGTATATAATAATGCAAGttgaataaatcttatatacactgacaatatATATACTATCACGATTGGATGCACgacacatatgcaaaatttgggtttcaaattcaaattcatattatgtattatatatctaatgatgcaagtgtatacattgtcaatgtatagaagattaattcaTATATTTTTACCTTACCATGACCATTTCCTGTTTGGCAAGTTTATTTTCCtaataaatgcaaattacgcAGGATAAGAAGCCAAACCTATTTTGGCAGCATCGAATATTGTCTTGCATTTGTCTAATAGTTATTTATTGCTTCATCAAATTTGTTATTTTCCGCAAATAGGTGCACAAAAACACTAATCATGCAATCCAAAATATATAGGgcatttttaaattaaaaaagccACATTATTTTGAAAATCGGAAATAGAACTAATGCAAAGACGATTCACAATGTACATaataatcatcatatatagaAAGGAGATGTttagaataaataaaaaataatcccATGACCGCCTGGTGTACTCTAAAAAAGATTGATACAGCCATGTTCAACCCAAAGTTTGTAATCATCACTCACAGTCGTACCAACACTATCGCACTAGCTGAAGCATTTAATCAACAACCAAACATTTAGCTATACCATTTATTATCGAATCAATCACAATAAATTACTGAGCATCTGAACTTCAAAACCTTCTTCGTGTGCTAGGCCTTAACTTCTTCATATGTTTTCACTGATAAATTTAATTATTATACGAATTATATGCATGAATTTgctttgatttattattatattttttttgaagacAATGCTGGGAACATGGAGATACAAAACAGGTACAGGGCAAAGGTATCATGATCATATCACCCTCTAGTGTAGGAAAATCAGAATTTGTGCACCTCAAATTAAATACAACAAAGAAATTAATAGCAAATTTAGAATACAGtaaatcttggaaatttttaacTAGGAAATAGTATAATTGAGGTCTTCCATAGTAATGGCCTGATCCtacaaaataaacataaaacaaaagtacctaaagaaaaataaaaggctgGAAGTTTCCAACCCAAAATCCATGAAAACCTTAATTAGAGCTGTAAATGAGTCGTTAGCTTTCATATTTGGTTCATTTAGAAAACAAACCAATTTGGCATATTTAATCAAACGAATGAGTCAAATTCGACCTTATACGGTGTGAGCCGAGTTGAGCTCATGAGCCATTCATTCATCTAATAGCTCTAACCTCAATTAAGTGGTGGAGCTTAATTAGGATGTTTTATGATTCTCTAACAATAAGCCGTCCAATCCCATATTAAAATTGTTTTAAGTAAAAATAACTTGTGGATGATAATGATGATTAAGATTTTGCTGCCTGCGGTTTGAAAAGAAgtctaaaaaaaatcaattatagaAAGACATAAACACCAGCCAGCAAACCCAAACTTCCGAAAAAGCCCCCACTCCAACAAAATGAAAATACATTACACAAAAAAATAAGGGTACGAAATCTTCCAATTGCAATACAAATAAGCGGAGAAATATAAACTTTCCAATTGCAAGCTCCCTCATTGATAGTAATAAGGATTTATCCCACTTGTTTTTTTGTCTTAATTCTTTGACTGATTGATTATATTTCAAGCTAATTCTTTGACGTTATATAGGCATACAATCTCTCTAACGTTTAACACATTCAACCAAAGAGGCAAAGAAATTATAAATCTATCGTAACGTTGAGACTTTGCATGGATGAAAGCATGATGATCAAAACTATCTATTAAATCGAGACTGAAAAAAATGTTTCATAAATATTTGTGGATCAGATAAGAAGAATTATATAGAAAGAAAGACATATAACAACCTCGTATGTACTGCTAATCTCTAACCCAATTGAAGCATTAGGAGACACCCCCACCATTGTGTTAATAGATACTAATAACCCtgtgattcaaaaaaaaaaaaaaaagagtaacaaagataaataaaaaaatcgaAGAATGTCCAAGCACATGGATGATTAAATAAATGCTAGCAATTATATCccaattcaaaatttcacctAAAGCACCTTTGTCTGCAGTAGAGGGACAATTCTGGCAAGAAAAACAACCTTAGGAGATTAGTGTTTTCTTGTCTCCCAAACCTAGATTTGCAgaacacaattttttttttgggttaaataaAGGCTTTTTTAAGAAGCCAACACATAATATTGTGGTAATAAATTTAAGGTATTTTTAGTATGCATCACGCGGGTGGCTTACTTCTAAAGCTGCTAGCCtaggaggaaaaaaaagttttttttttgactaaccAACACATAATATGGTAATAAATTTAAGGTAATTTTAGTATGCATTACACAAGTGGCTTACATCAAAATCTACTAGTGTAGGGAAGAAAGAGTATAAGAAatttataattaagaaattaCCTAATTAAATGCTAATCACTCCACTAggtcaaaacaaaaagaaaagaaaagaaaaatgtaccATAAAAAACTTAATTCTGATATTCTATACAAGATAGAACTATTAGAAGTTATACATACGAACATGCGTGTGTGTGttattgtgaggacccgaatttttattttacttacttttatttcattttattgacttatttaattatttatttatccgtttactctgaataatttatttcattcatttcaaatccaTTTATAcgcaaaaatgtctcatttatatttttaaaacatttcgttagcgaatttaatttttctgcgactcgtttagcgagaaatagtgCATGCACGTTTTTTGAGGTAATTTCggtccgagagtgcaataatcttgaagaattaaggatgattattagtaaactaaaaaaaataaattgagggattagatgtgagtgagttaaattaAGCTCAATTTGAATCACTAATAGTCCACTATTCAAGTGTTGACTTTTTGTACCGAAGAGAACTTTATGTCATGGCACCTTTCTCATCAAATCACATCAACCAAAAGCCACCAAACCCTTTTCCCTCTTCCCTCTTTGGCCGGCCATCCCCCTCCCACTTcacaaaaaatttcagcttgctTCTTCCATTGTTGCTCCAAGAAAGCTCTCCACACTTGCTTCTTATCTTGGGTCTTCATACAAGCTTGGAAGAGGACTTGATCAAGGAAGAAACTTGGTGATTTAGAAGCTCAAATTCCTAGTGTTTACTCTTCATTTTGGGCAGCAAGGTAAACCTCCATGAAACCTTTTCCTCTTCAATTCATAGTAGTAAGTTAGTAATTAGTTAGTGATAGCAAAATAGTTGTTGGGTTCTCAAGAACCTTGACATTAGGTAGTAGACTTGAGGTGACTTGATAGGTAGAGGCCTTgaggattttgtgtttaattgcttgtttgttaCTTGTTTCGATGAGATATGATTTAGTTCTAGTTGCAAAGTTGAAAAGAAAGCTAGAGGAATGAAAGTTGTATGctggccgaaaatttctggttgttCCTCTCTTGTTAATTTCGAAATTTTTAGGTTATTTTGGTGCAATAATGCTTGATACATGTTGGCAGTTATATGTATGAATTACCTTCCAAAAAGCTTTTCATTTGGTTGCGTTGAAGTAGGGTTAAAGTGAGGttgaattctggaaaatttctgatcaGATGACCCCAACCAGTGTTCACGTTTTTGGTTATAACTCTCTATCTGGGagttgaaattgagtgccgtttgtggcatccAAAAATAGACTCTGAGATCTTTccgttggtataaaatgcacctcTTAACTCATTTTCTATGAGCCGTAGTTAACCGGGAAATATCACTGAATTCCTCACTGCTTTCATCCGAGAAATAGTCCTAACTGCAGTTTGTAGCTCAATTTTGCCTATCTTGCAAACTGAATTTTAAGACAGTTCCTTCTAGTTaattgtagcattttgaatttagtttccaacgccacaaATCACTCTAAATTTAAAGTTGTGTAGCTCTAGTTTTGATCAGATTTTGAAACTCTATCCAGTACGTCAGAACTGGAATTTCGTAAAACAAGTTCCAAACTTCAGTTTTCTTAGAACTATTGTATCTTGGTATAGAAAGGTCTGAATTGAGttttgtttgttgtgtttgaaactagttTGGAATTTTAattgtggtataaatttcaagggctgattccATTTTTACGAATTTTatcgaatttccaaacttcacTGAATTTGCAAGCCTATTTTGCTCTGTCCTGTCTAGAACAGTgactttgagctaaaatttgaatgacGTCGAGTTGGGGCctgagaaaagtgtcttctagaaagttTTAATGCTTTaagtctagtttctaatggtataaagttttcaatttttagaCTTACAGAACTCgagattttattttttccaagtCGTGTCACTTTGAGCTGGGAATTTCTGATTTTCAAACAAATACACATTTAAAGAACTTTCCACCTTCCTTTGCGATTATTGGGCTATTTTAGGTGTAATTTCATGGTTGAATACACAGTTCCTTTGaaactttaaactttcatttcaaatcttaGTTTTCGAAGGTTAGACCTCTCTGGATGTATTTTCTTGGTCATAAAACTCCCTTGGTTAATGGTACTTCTCTTCATACCCGAATTAGGGACTTTAACCCCTATTCTTATGGCCTCGATTTCCGTGAGTTTGAACTATAAAATGGGAGCGTTTTGACTAGAGTAGTTCTTGGTGAATTGCACTAGTTTTATACTTGAATCTTGGAACCTTAGCCTTGacttttactatgaaaataagtggagttttggatatgtttgactccattagtttggaaaaAAATATGAATGCTCTTTATATTCTAAAGTTTAGACTTGAGATTTGAACTTTTGGGAGATGAAAACCATCTACCcctttttccttgatttttgtGTCGAAAGTGAAAATGGTACTTTCTCTTGGATTGAGATTTACTTACCATGACTTGAATAAAAAACGACCTTCAAGCTCTCTTTTAGCATTATTCCAATGTTTTAGCTAGAAAAGCTTCTTTAActtgactcgaacttgtgaccttgagagtgggtagcgagaaaatttcttcttcttaacCTTGGTTGAGTACCTAGATAATTGTGATTGTATATGTCTCAAGTGGTCACGAAAATGTCGAAGAGCTCGTTTGACTTCTCGCTTCACTCTTGTTTTGCCCTTGACttgtggtgagtgtcaagtgcatgttaaatgcttataGGTTTGAAATAATGTGTACAAGTACTATATATGATACGTGAACTTGCCGAGACGATGGTATACTTTATCGCCTTCGTCCTCTCTTTCTCTTGATTATATGATACTTGTTAAATGAATATAtgtgacttgtacttgtacatGAACATATTTAACTCGTGAGCATTGAGcggaagcatgtaccacaccctattggggtgggaggtgcctctcatactaACTCAGTGCCATGATCAATTCTCTGAGTGGAAGAATGTACCACACCCTGTTCGGGTGGGAGGTGTCTCTCATACTGACTCAGAGCCATAAATAATTCTAAGTCGATTAGAGCGATGTTTCATCGACCACTTATACTTCTGAGGGCACCCCAACCTATTGGCTAACCTTATAACTCGGGCtg containing:
- the LOC113724540 gene encoding F-box/FBD/LRR-repeat protein At5g56420-like, with the translated sequence MLREDKISELPDDVLASVLSLLTLKEAMLTSLFSTRWRYQRTHIKHLNFHLSRKETNDRKYRGHLSKNEKLRHVNRVNCVLDLHKSHFLEKFRIALPLDQEDYHCELDKWIKFVLSRKVQALEIDLTEPSRRRRRNRRIQYTLPLNRTSSNSSFSASFFNAFKSLSLKFVGVDDQMARSFISSCPMLEHLSIQGSSQLKNLQITGPSLKLNGIPDFIARMSECFNQLVELNLKISQLDVEIAFVKYIRKFPKMEKLRVLKLDVLSTSETILLSLSALFNASPYLREFVIQIEWAAYESTIDLNRLTFQYEYYPKNEHLKTVKFGGYSHRLSEFEFVVHLLTYAVALEEFIVDTRTSEGPNKRQDITGHSRRQFERITPQGVKLVIL